A genome region from Salvelinus alpinus chromosome 26, SLU_Salpinus.1, whole genome shotgun sequence includes the following:
- the sesn2 gene encoding sestrin-2 isoform X4, translating into MEEMALEPLTDVLCQCNGGRTTNSEVPRPTSRHHQPELGPNPNNFSRLCSRDEAERTEALEELTQSVMSRLGLDRPGSARLDKHTLLRLLRVSRSCPLQEVRERAAELLRTAQEQGVEIPQALASGPSAFIPAQVILEEGPDQEVLIEAFLSLGRFDHITMVMALHPTYLSCFLRTQHALLELDGPLPRPWRHYIVVMAAARHQCSYLVQQHSAGFLEAGGEESWLEGLQHTHPKIRCLHTLNKLLAHRPWLITQQHIQELVCPGADARWSLAELIHAVVLMTHSHSLSSFVWGCGLHPEPDHEGDHAFCPPSPSNNMPQSPHSPAPEDGKPEDGVTEVEVLMKRMVELQQQEEECSQEEMITRFERERSESIPTAVVRGAPSDLVLRLVEDPEFIYEDFSIRGEQSPPTMRAQDYSWEDHGFSLVNRLLPDMGQLLEEKFQVDTDGVMFSLLSGCVWSNLQQDGDAQGCGHTHTPQGSLELHTLPLRNTVR; encoded by the exons ATGGAAGAGATGGCGCTAGAACCACTGACGGACGTGCTCTGCCAATGTAATGGAGGAAGAACCACCAACTCCGAAGTTCCCAGACCTACAAGCCGACATCATCAACCCGAACTGGGGCCGAACCCGAATAACTTTTCTCGGCTGTGCAGCAGGGACGAGGCGGAGAGGACAGAGGCGCTGGAAGAACTGACCCAGAGCGTCATGTCCCGGTTGGGTCTGGACCGACCCGGTTCTGCTCGTCTCGATAAACACACTCTCCTGCGGCTGCTGCGGGTCTCCCGGTCCTGCCCCTTACAGGAGGTCCGCGAGAGGGCAGCGGAACTGCTGCGGACTGCACAG gagCAAGGTGTTGAGATTCCTCAGGCTTTGGCCTCCGGTCCTAGTGCCTTCATCCCTGCACAAGTG ATTTTGGAGGAGGGGCCAGATCAGGAAGTTCTGATAGAAGCCTTCCTCTCATTGGGCCGTTTTGACCACATCACCATGGTGATGGCCCTTCACCCCACCTACCTCAGCTGCTTCCTGCGTACCCAGCATGCTTTGCTGGAGCTGGATGGCCCCCTGCCCCGCCCCTGGAGGCACTACATCGTTGTCATG gcCGCAGCTCGTCACCAGTGTTCCTACCTTGTCCAACAGCATAGTGCAGGGTTCCTGGAGGCGGGGGGGGAGGAGAGCTGGCTGGAGgggctacaacacacacaccccaaaatACGCTGCCTACACACACTCAACAAGTTGCTGGCACACAGACCCTGGCTCATCACACAACAGCACATAcag GAGTTGGTGTGTCCCGGGGCGGACGCTCGTTGGTCATTGGCTGAGCTGATCCACGCAGTTGTTCTGATGACTCACTCTCATTCGCTGTCCTCCTTCGTTTGGGGGTGTGGCCTACACCCTGAGCCCGACCACGAAGGAGACCACGCCTTCTGCCCGCCATCACCATCCAATAACATGCCACAAAGCCCTCACAGTCCCGCCCCCGAGGACGGCAAGCCAGAG gaTGGAGTCACGGAGGTGGAGGTATTGATGAAGAGGATGGTGGAGTTacaacagcaggaggaggagtgtAGTCAGGAAGAGATGATCACTCGCTTtgagagggagaggagcgagAGCATAcctactg cagtggtaCGGGGAGCCCCCTCTGACTTGGTGTTGAGGTTGGTGGAGGATCCAGAGTTCATCTATGAAGACTTCTCCATCCGAGGAGAACAGTCACCTCCTACCATGAgagcacag gactACTCATGGGAAGACCATGGATTCTCCCTAGTGAACAGACTGTTACCAGACATGGGCCAATTACTGGAGGAGAAGTTCCAG gttgatactgatggagtgatgttctctcttctgtcaggttgtgtgtggtctAACCTACAACAGGATGGCGATGCACAAggatgtggacacacacacactccgcaaGGCTCTCTGGAACTACATACACTGCCTCTACGGAAtacg gtacgaTGA
- the sesn2 gene encoding sestrin-2 isoform X2, whose amino-acid sequence MEEMALEPLTDVLCQCNGGRTTNSEVPRPTSRHHQPELGPNPNNFSRLCSRDEAERTEALEELTQSVMSRLGLDRPGSARLDKHTLLRLLRVSRSCPLQEVRERAAELLRTAQEQGVEIPQALASGPSAFIPAQVILEEGPDQEVLIEAFLSLGRFDHITMVMALHPTYLSCFLRTQHALLELDGPLPRPWRHYIVVMAAARHQCSYLVQQHSAGFLEAGGEESWLEGLQHTHPKIRCLHTLNKLLAHRPWLITQQHIQELVCPGADARWSLAELIHAVVLMTHSHSLSSFVWGCGLHPEPDHEGDHAFCPPSPSNNMPQSPHSPAPEDGKPEDGVTEVEVLMKRMVELQQQEEECSQEEMITRFERERSESIPTVVRGAPSDLVLRLVEDPEFIYEDFSIRGEQSPPTMRAQDYSWEDHGFSLVNRLLPDMGQLLEEKFQVVCGLTYNRMAMHKDVDTHTLRKALWNYIHCLYGIRYDDYDYGEVNVLLERGLKMFVKTVACHPEQTTDRIYSAYWRLFRHSEKVHVNLLLMEARLQAALLYTLRAVTRYMT is encoded by the exons ATGGAAGAGATGGCGCTAGAACCACTGACGGACGTGCTCTGCCAATGTAATGGAGGAAGAACCACCAACTCCGAAGTTCCCAGACCTACAAGCCGACATCATCAACCCGAACTGGGGCCGAACCCGAATAACTTTTCTCGGCTGTGCAGCAGGGACGAGGCGGAGAGGACAGAGGCGCTGGAAGAACTGACCCAGAGCGTCATGTCCCGGTTGGGTCTGGACCGACCCGGTTCTGCTCGTCTCGATAAACACACTCTCCTGCGGCTGCTGCGGGTCTCCCGGTCCTGCCCCTTACAGGAGGTCCGCGAGAGGGCAGCGGAACTGCTGCGGACTGCACAG gagCAAGGTGTTGAGATTCCTCAGGCTTTGGCCTCCGGTCCTAGTGCCTTCATCCCTGCACAAGTG ATTTTGGAGGAGGGGCCAGATCAGGAAGTTCTGATAGAAGCCTTCCTCTCATTGGGCCGTTTTGACCACATCACCATGGTGATGGCCCTTCACCCCACCTACCTCAGCTGCTTCCTGCGTACCCAGCATGCTTTGCTGGAGCTGGATGGCCCCCTGCCCCGCCCCTGGAGGCACTACATCGTTGTCATG gcCGCAGCTCGTCACCAGTGTTCCTACCTTGTCCAACAGCATAGTGCAGGGTTCCTGGAGGCGGGGGGGGAGGAGAGCTGGCTGGAGgggctacaacacacacaccccaaaatACGCTGCCTACACACACTCAACAAGTTGCTGGCACACAGACCCTGGCTCATCACACAACAGCACATAcag GAGTTGGTGTGTCCCGGGGCGGACGCTCGTTGGTCATTGGCTGAGCTGATCCACGCAGTTGTTCTGATGACTCACTCTCATTCGCTGTCCTCCTTCGTTTGGGGGTGTGGCCTACACCCTGAGCCCGACCACGAAGGAGACCACGCCTTCTGCCCGCCATCACCATCCAATAACATGCCACAAAGCCCTCACAGTCCCGCCCCCGAGGACGGCAAGCCAGAG gaTGGAGTCACGGAGGTGGAGGTATTGATGAAGAGGATGGTGGAGTTacaacagcaggaggaggagtgtAGTCAGGAAGAGATGATCACTCGCTTtgagagggagaggagcgagAGCATAcctactg tggtaCGGGGAGCCCCCTCTGACTTGGTGTTGAGGTTGGTGGAGGATCCAGAGTTCATCTATGAAGACTTCTCCATCCGAGGAGAACAGTCACCTCCTACCATGAgagcacag gactACTCATGGGAAGACCATGGATTCTCCCTAGTGAACAGACTGTTACCAGACATGGGCCAATTACTGGAGGAGAAGTTCCAG gttgtgtgtggtctAACCTACAACAGGATGGCGATGCACAAggatgtggacacacacacactccgcaaGGCTCTCTGGAACTACATACACTGCCTCTACGGAAtacg gtacgaTGACTACGACTACGGAGAGGTGAATGTGTTGTTGGAGCGAGGCCTCAAGATGTTTGTGAAAACGGTAGCGTGTCATCCAGAACAGACTACAGATAGGATCTACTCTGCCTACTGGAGACTCTTCAGACACTCTGAGAAG GTCCATGTCAACCTGCTGCTGATGGAGGCTCGACTACAGGCTGCTCTACTATACACACTACGGGCTGTCACACGCTACATGACATGA
- the sesn2 gene encoding sestrin-2 isoform X3: MEEMALEPLTDVLCQCNGGRTTNSEVPRPTSRHHQPELGPNPNNFSRLCSRDEAERTEALEELTQSVMSRLGLDRPGSARLDKHTLLRLLRVSRSCPLQEVRERAAELLRTAQEQGVEIPQALASGPSAFIPAQVILEEGPDQEVLIEAFLSLGRFDHITMVMALHPTYLSCFLRTQHALLELDGPLPRPWRHYIVVMAAARHQCSYLVQQHSAGFLEAGGEESWLEGLQHTHPKIRCLHTLNKLLAHRPWLITQQHIQELVCPGADARWSLAELIHAVVLMTHSHSLSSFVWGCGLHPEPDHEGDHAFCPPSPSNNMPQSPHSPAPEDGKPEDGVTEVEVLMKRMVELQQQEEECSQEEMITRFERERSESIPTAVVRGAPSDLVLRLVEDPEFIYEDFSIRGEQSPPTMRAQVVCGLTYNRMAMHKDVDTHTLRKALWNYIHCLYGIRYDDYDYGEVNVLLERGLKMFVKTVACHPEQTTDRIYSAYWRLFRHSEKVHVNLLLMEARLQAALLYTLRAVTRYMT, from the exons ATGGAAGAGATGGCGCTAGAACCACTGACGGACGTGCTCTGCCAATGTAATGGAGGAAGAACCACCAACTCCGAAGTTCCCAGACCTACAAGCCGACATCATCAACCCGAACTGGGGCCGAACCCGAATAACTTTTCTCGGCTGTGCAGCAGGGACGAGGCGGAGAGGACAGAGGCGCTGGAAGAACTGACCCAGAGCGTCATGTCCCGGTTGGGTCTGGACCGACCCGGTTCTGCTCGTCTCGATAAACACACTCTCCTGCGGCTGCTGCGGGTCTCCCGGTCCTGCCCCTTACAGGAGGTCCGCGAGAGGGCAGCGGAACTGCTGCGGACTGCACAG gagCAAGGTGTTGAGATTCCTCAGGCTTTGGCCTCCGGTCCTAGTGCCTTCATCCCTGCACAAGTG ATTTTGGAGGAGGGGCCAGATCAGGAAGTTCTGATAGAAGCCTTCCTCTCATTGGGCCGTTTTGACCACATCACCATGGTGATGGCCCTTCACCCCACCTACCTCAGCTGCTTCCTGCGTACCCAGCATGCTTTGCTGGAGCTGGATGGCCCCCTGCCCCGCCCCTGGAGGCACTACATCGTTGTCATG gcCGCAGCTCGTCACCAGTGTTCCTACCTTGTCCAACAGCATAGTGCAGGGTTCCTGGAGGCGGGGGGGGAGGAGAGCTGGCTGGAGgggctacaacacacacaccccaaaatACGCTGCCTACACACACTCAACAAGTTGCTGGCACACAGACCCTGGCTCATCACACAACAGCACATAcag GAGTTGGTGTGTCCCGGGGCGGACGCTCGTTGGTCATTGGCTGAGCTGATCCACGCAGTTGTTCTGATGACTCACTCTCATTCGCTGTCCTCCTTCGTTTGGGGGTGTGGCCTACACCCTGAGCCCGACCACGAAGGAGACCACGCCTTCTGCCCGCCATCACCATCCAATAACATGCCACAAAGCCCTCACAGTCCCGCCCCCGAGGACGGCAAGCCAGAG gaTGGAGTCACGGAGGTGGAGGTATTGATGAAGAGGATGGTGGAGTTacaacagcaggaggaggagtgtAGTCAGGAAGAGATGATCACTCGCTTtgagagggagaggagcgagAGCATAcctactg cagtggtaCGGGGAGCCCCCTCTGACTTGGTGTTGAGGTTGGTGGAGGATCCAGAGTTCATCTATGAAGACTTCTCCATCCGAGGAGAACAGTCACCTCCTACCATGAgagcacag gttgtgtgtggtctAACCTACAACAGGATGGCGATGCACAAggatgtggacacacacacactccgcaaGGCTCTCTGGAACTACATACACTGCCTCTACGGAAtacg gtacgaTGACTACGACTACGGAGAGGTGAATGTGTTGTTGGAGCGAGGCCTCAAGATGTTTGTGAAAACGGTAGCGTGTCATCCAGAACAGACTACAGATAGGATCTACTCTGCCTACTGGAGACTCTTCAGACACTCTGAGAAG GTCCATGTCAACCTGCTGCTGATGGAGGCTCGACTACAGGCTGCTCTACTATACACACTACGGGCTGTCACACGCTACATGACATGA
- the sesn2 gene encoding sestrin-2 isoform X5 — MMEQGVEIPQALASGPSAFIPAQVILEEGPDQEVLIEAFLSLGRFDHITMVMALHPTYLSCFLRTQHALLELDGPLPRPWRHYIVVMAAARHQCSYLVQQHSAGFLEAGGEESWLEGLQHTHPKIRCLHTLNKLLAHRPWLITQQHIQELVCPGADARWSLAELIHAVVLMTHSHSLSSFVWGCGLHPEPDHEGDHAFCPPSPSNNMPQSPHSPAPEDGKPEDGVTEVEVLMKRMVELQQQEEECSQEEMITRFERERSESIPTAVVRGAPSDLVLRLVEDPEFIYEDFSIRGEQSPPTMRAQDYSWEDHGFSLVNRLLPDMGQLLEEKFQVVCGLTYNRMAMHKDVDTHTLRKALWNYIHCLYGIRYDDYDYGEVNVLLERGLKMFVKTVACHPEQTTDRIYSAYWRLFRHSEKVHVNLLLMEARLQAALLYTLRAVTRYMT, encoded by the exons ATGATG gagCAAGGTGTTGAGATTCCTCAGGCTTTGGCCTCCGGTCCTAGTGCCTTCATCCCTGCACAAGTG ATTTTGGAGGAGGGGCCAGATCAGGAAGTTCTGATAGAAGCCTTCCTCTCATTGGGCCGTTTTGACCACATCACCATGGTGATGGCCCTTCACCCCACCTACCTCAGCTGCTTCCTGCGTACCCAGCATGCTTTGCTGGAGCTGGATGGCCCCCTGCCCCGCCCCTGGAGGCACTACATCGTTGTCATG gcCGCAGCTCGTCACCAGTGTTCCTACCTTGTCCAACAGCATAGTGCAGGGTTCCTGGAGGCGGGGGGGGAGGAGAGCTGGCTGGAGgggctacaacacacacaccccaaaatACGCTGCCTACACACACTCAACAAGTTGCTGGCACACAGACCCTGGCTCATCACACAACAGCACATAcag GAGTTGGTGTGTCCCGGGGCGGACGCTCGTTGGTCATTGGCTGAGCTGATCCACGCAGTTGTTCTGATGACTCACTCTCATTCGCTGTCCTCCTTCGTTTGGGGGTGTGGCCTACACCCTGAGCCCGACCACGAAGGAGACCACGCCTTCTGCCCGCCATCACCATCCAATAACATGCCACAAAGCCCTCACAGTCCCGCCCCCGAGGACGGCAAGCCAGAG gaTGGAGTCACGGAGGTGGAGGTATTGATGAAGAGGATGGTGGAGTTacaacagcaggaggaggagtgtAGTCAGGAAGAGATGATCACTCGCTTtgagagggagaggagcgagAGCATAcctactg cagtggtaCGGGGAGCCCCCTCTGACTTGGTGTTGAGGTTGGTGGAGGATCCAGAGTTCATCTATGAAGACTTCTCCATCCGAGGAGAACAGTCACCTCCTACCATGAgagcacag gactACTCATGGGAAGACCATGGATTCTCCCTAGTGAACAGACTGTTACCAGACATGGGCCAATTACTGGAGGAGAAGTTCCAG gttgtgtgtggtctAACCTACAACAGGATGGCGATGCACAAggatgtggacacacacacactccgcaaGGCTCTCTGGAACTACATACACTGCCTCTACGGAAtacg gtacgaTGACTACGACTACGGAGAGGTGAATGTGTTGTTGGAGCGAGGCCTCAAGATGTTTGTGAAAACGGTAGCGTGTCATCCAGAACAGACTACAGATAGGATCTACTCTGCCTACTGGAGACTCTTCAGACACTCTGAGAAG GTCCATGTCAACCTGCTGCTGATGGAGGCTCGACTACAGGCTGCTCTACTATACACACTACGGGCTGTCACACGCTACATGACATGA
- the sesn2 gene encoding sestrin-2 isoform X1, whose translation MEEMALEPLTDVLCQCNGGRTTNSEVPRPTSRHHQPELGPNPNNFSRLCSRDEAERTEALEELTQSVMSRLGLDRPGSARLDKHTLLRLLRVSRSCPLQEVRERAAELLRTAQEQGVEIPQALASGPSAFIPAQVILEEGPDQEVLIEAFLSLGRFDHITMVMALHPTYLSCFLRTQHALLELDGPLPRPWRHYIVVMAAARHQCSYLVQQHSAGFLEAGGEESWLEGLQHTHPKIRCLHTLNKLLAHRPWLITQQHIQELVCPGADARWSLAELIHAVVLMTHSHSLSSFVWGCGLHPEPDHEGDHAFCPPSPSNNMPQSPHSPAPEDGKPEDGVTEVEVLMKRMVELQQQEEECSQEEMITRFERERSESIPTAVVRGAPSDLVLRLVEDPEFIYEDFSIRGEQSPPTMRAQDYSWEDHGFSLVNRLLPDMGQLLEEKFQVVCGLTYNRMAMHKDVDTHTLRKALWNYIHCLYGIRYDDYDYGEVNVLLERGLKMFVKTVACHPEQTTDRIYSAYWRLFRHSEKVHVNLLLMEARLQAALLYTLRAVTRYMT comes from the exons ATGGAAGAGATGGCGCTAGAACCACTGACGGACGTGCTCTGCCAATGTAATGGAGGAAGAACCACCAACTCCGAAGTTCCCAGACCTACAAGCCGACATCATCAACCCGAACTGGGGCCGAACCCGAATAACTTTTCTCGGCTGTGCAGCAGGGACGAGGCGGAGAGGACAGAGGCGCTGGAAGAACTGACCCAGAGCGTCATGTCCCGGTTGGGTCTGGACCGACCCGGTTCTGCTCGTCTCGATAAACACACTCTCCTGCGGCTGCTGCGGGTCTCCCGGTCCTGCCCCTTACAGGAGGTCCGCGAGAGGGCAGCGGAACTGCTGCGGACTGCACAG gagCAAGGTGTTGAGATTCCTCAGGCTTTGGCCTCCGGTCCTAGTGCCTTCATCCCTGCACAAGTG ATTTTGGAGGAGGGGCCAGATCAGGAAGTTCTGATAGAAGCCTTCCTCTCATTGGGCCGTTTTGACCACATCACCATGGTGATGGCCCTTCACCCCACCTACCTCAGCTGCTTCCTGCGTACCCAGCATGCTTTGCTGGAGCTGGATGGCCCCCTGCCCCGCCCCTGGAGGCACTACATCGTTGTCATG gcCGCAGCTCGTCACCAGTGTTCCTACCTTGTCCAACAGCATAGTGCAGGGTTCCTGGAGGCGGGGGGGGAGGAGAGCTGGCTGGAGgggctacaacacacacaccccaaaatACGCTGCCTACACACACTCAACAAGTTGCTGGCACACAGACCCTGGCTCATCACACAACAGCACATAcag GAGTTGGTGTGTCCCGGGGCGGACGCTCGTTGGTCATTGGCTGAGCTGATCCACGCAGTTGTTCTGATGACTCACTCTCATTCGCTGTCCTCCTTCGTTTGGGGGTGTGGCCTACACCCTGAGCCCGACCACGAAGGAGACCACGCCTTCTGCCCGCCATCACCATCCAATAACATGCCACAAAGCCCTCACAGTCCCGCCCCCGAGGACGGCAAGCCAGAG gaTGGAGTCACGGAGGTGGAGGTATTGATGAAGAGGATGGTGGAGTTacaacagcaggaggaggagtgtAGTCAGGAAGAGATGATCACTCGCTTtgagagggagaggagcgagAGCATAcctactg cagtggtaCGGGGAGCCCCCTCTGACTTGGTGTTGAGGTTGGTGGAGGATCCAGAGTTCATCTATGAAGACTTCTCCATCCGAGGAGAACAGTCACCTCCTACCATGAgagcacag gactACTCATGGGAAGACCATGGATTCTCCCTAGTGAACAGACTGTTACCAGACATGGGCCAATTACTGGAGGAGAAGTTCCAG gttgtgtgtggtctAACCTACAACAGGATGGCGATGCACAAggatgtggacacacacacactccgcaaGGCTCTCTGGAACTACATACACTGCCTCTACGGAAtacg gtacgaTGACTACGACTACGGAGAGGTGAATGTGTTGTTGGAGCGAGGCCTCAAGATGTTTGTGAAAACGGTAGCGTGTCATCCAGAACAGACTACAGATAGGATCTACTCTGCCTACTGGAGACTCTTCAGACACTCTGAGAAG GTCCATGTCAACCTGCTGCTGATGGAGGCTCGACTACAGGCTGCTCTACTATACACACTACGGGCTGTCACACGCTACATGACATGA